One Quadrisphaera sp. RL12-1S DNA segment encodes these proteins:
- a CDS encoding GNAT family N-acetyltransferase: MNGGQRVEVRAVTEGEQLEWARASRRTFLNPGKVTAEHVEQRRPAWQGQRLTGAFEGARVVGTYRSWDWPLPVPGGPGHQVLADHVSTVTVAPTHRRRGLLTQMITADLRAARERGVPLAYLVAGEAPIYGRYGFGPAVSGQTLEVRAPAALAHLPAGAEDVGVELVQDADLRADAPALHAAVAAGRPGAVRRPDHYWDDLLGLAPGPDHDAKALRPALLARDAAGAAVGVARYRTRERWEGMRHDTVLEVHDLFAATGAAHAALWRHLLSVDLVDRVRATERPADDPLPHLLHDPRRAIGGEGSDQFWARLLDVPAALGARGWLGPPGACVLEVHDPLGLAGGRWRLDLEGGRVVAVPTAAEPDVTCDVGALSAAYLGETPLVALAAAGRVRGEAAAVARLSAQLAWQPTAWPTHTGF, from the coding sequence GTGAACGGCGGGCAGCGGGTCGAGGTCAGGGCGGTCACCGAGGGCGAGCAGCTGGAGTGGGCCCGCGCCTCGCGGCGCACGTTCCTCAACCCCGGCAAGGTCACCGCCGAGCACGTCGAGCAGCGGCGGCCGGCGTGGCAGGGGCAGCGCCTGACCGGCGCCTTCGAGGGCGCGCGGGTGGTGGGCACCTACCGGTCCTGGGACTGGCCGCTGCCTGTGCCCGGTGGGCCGGGCCACCAGGTGCTCGCCGACCACGTGAGCACCGTGACGGTGGCGCCGACGCACCGCCGCCGCGGGCTGCTCACGCAGATGATCACCGCCGACCTGCGAGCGGCGCGCGAGCGCGGGGTGCCGCTGGCCTACCTCGTGGCCGGGGAGGCGCCCATCTACGGGCGCTACGGGTTCGGCCCCGCCGTCAGCGGGCAGACCCTGGAGGTGCGTGCCCCGGCGGCGCTGGCGCACCTGCCCGCCGGCGCCGAGGACGTGGGCGTCGAGCTGGTCCAGGACGCCGACCTGCGCGCCGACGCACCCGCGCTGCACGCCGCCGTGGCCGCCGGGCGCCCGGGGGCGGTGCGCCGCCCGGACCACTACTGGGACGACCTGCTGGGTCTCGCGCCCGGCCCCGACCACGACGCCAAGGCACTGCGGCCGGCGCTGCTGGCCCGCGACGCCGCCGGGGCGGCGGTGGGCGTCGCGCGGTACCGCACCCGCGAGCGGTGGGAGGGCATGCGGCACGACACCGTCCTGGAGGTGCACGACCTCTTCGCCGCCACCGGCGCCGCGCACGCCGCCCTGTGGCGGCACCTGCTCTCGGTGGACCTGGTCGACCGGGTGCGGGCCACCGAGCGTCCCGCCGACGACCCGCTGCCCCACCTCCTGCACGACCCCCGCCGGGCGATCGGCGGGGAGGGCAGCGACCAGTTCTGGGCGCGGCTGCTCGACGTGCCCGCCGCGCTCGGGGCTCGCGGCTGGCTCGGGCCGCCCGGGGCGTGCGTGCTGGAGGTCCACGACCCGCTCGGCCTGGCCGGCGGCCGGTGGCGCCTCGACCTCGAGGGCGGGCGCGTGGTGGCCGTCCCGACCGCGGCGGAGCCGGACGTCACCTGCGACGTCGGGGCGCTCTCCGCGGCCTACCTGGGGGAGACCCCGCTGGTGGCGCTGGCGGCGGCCGGGCGGGTGCGCGGCGAGGCGGCTGCCGTGGCGAGGCTCTCGGCGCAGCTGGCGTGGCAGCCCACCGCCTGGCCCACGCACACCGGCTTCTGA
- the malQ gene encoding 4-alpha-glucanotransferase — protein sequence MSDSPQSVLARSEDDGRGGAVTTSGPDLEVRTSVHPTDAPSIVIDPSEAPSARLMELAAANGVATEYWDWKGGHITVSRSTIVAVLSAMGIACLTDDDVEAALAAHELAPWRRALPPVVVVRSGREATVPVHVPAGAQVQVSVVLEDGGQRELERSAAEGAPVAREVDGERREELVFALPTDLPTGYHELLVTTGGGEAAAAATASLVVTPDHLELPEAIAGGGHRWGFMAQLYSVRSRASWGLGDLADLGELLDWSGRDLGADFLLINPLLAAEPVGHQQDSPYLPTTRRFTNPIYLRVEDVREFAYLPATDHALVEWQAEPLMARNTDAGQLDRDAVWAAKRAALKTVFDAGRSQARQAAFDAFRVREGRGLADYALWAAMIEHFGEGQPWPAEAARVGSPLVERLREELSGAIEFHEWLQWQCDEQLARAQATATEAGMALGVMHDLAVGVHPSGADAWALRDVLATGVSVGAPPDAFNQQGQDWSQPPWQPVALAEAGYAPWRDMVRTILRHAGGVRVDHVLGLFRLWWVPNGSGPGMGTYVRYDHDALVGILCLEAARSGAVVVGEDLGLVEPWVRGYLTERGVLGTSVLWFEKDGEGRPLPPQSWRELCLATVNTHDLPPTAGYLAGEHIELRDRLGLLTRSIEEERAADEADRAAVLAQLRDLGLLGERPTEREVVEALHAFLLATPAKLVGVALTDAVGDRRTQNQPGTSDEYPNWRVPLTDGAGEVVLVEQLRERPRVLSLAELVSSRGDDD from the coding sequence GTGAGTGACAGCCCGCAGTCCGTGCTGGCCCGCAGCGAGGACGACGGGCGGGGCGGGGCCGTCACCACCTCCGGACCGGACCTGGAGGTCCGCACCTCCGTGCACCCCACCGACGCCCCCTCGATCGTCATCGACCCCTCCGAGGCGCCGTCCGCCCGGCTCATGGAGCTGGCCGCCGCGAACGGCGTGGCCACGGAGTACTGGGACTGGAAGGGCGGCCACATCACGGTCTCCCGCTCCACGATCGTCGCCGTGCTGTCCGCCATGGGCATCGCCTGCCTGACCGACGACGACGTCGAGGCCGCTCTGGCCGCGCACGAGCTGGCGCCGTGGCGCCGGGCGCTGCCGCCCGTCGTCGTCGTGAGGTCCGGCCGGGAGGCCACCGTGCCGGTGCACGTGCCGGCCGGCGCGCAGGTGCAGGTCTCGGTGGTGCTGGAGGACGGCGGGCAGCGCGAGCTGGAGCGCAGCGCCGCCGAGGGCGCCCCGGTCGCCCGCGAGGTGGACGGCGAGCGCCGCGAGGAGCTGGTCTTCGCCCTCCCCACCGACCTGCCGACGGGCTACCACGAGCTGCTCGTGACCACCGGGGGCGGCGAGGCCGCGGCAGCGGCCACCGCGTCGCTGGTGGTCACCCCCGACCACCTGGAGCTGCCCGAGGCCATCGCCGGCGGCGGTCACCGCTGGGGCTTCATGGCCCAGCTGTACTCGGTGCGCAGCCGCGCCTCGTGGGGCCTGGGTGACCTGGCCGACCTCGGGGAGCTGCTCGACTGGTCCGGGCGCGACCTGGGCGCCGACTTCCTGCTCATCAACCCGCTGCTGGCCGCCGAGCCGGTGGGCCACCAGCAGGACAGCCCCTACCTGCCCACCACCCGGCGCTTCACCAACCCGATCTACCTGCGGGTCGAGGACGTCCGGGAGTTCGCCTACCTGCCCGCCACCGACCACGCGCTGGTCGAGTGGCAGGCCGAGCCGCTCATGGCCCGCAACACCGACGCCGGCCAGCTGGACCGGGACGCGGTGTGGGCCGCCAAGCGCGCCGCGCTGAAGACCGTCTTCGACGCCGGCCGCAGCCAGGCCCGCCAGGCCGCCTTCGACGCCTTCCGCGTCCGCGAGGGGCGGGGCCTGGCCGACTACGCCCTGTGGGCGGCGATGATCGAGCACTTCGGCGAGGGCCAGCCGTGGCCGGCCGAGGCGGCACGGGTCGGGTCGCCGCTGGTGGAGCGCCTGCGCGAGGAGCTCTCCGGAGCCATCGAGTTCCACGAGTGGCTGCAGTGGCAGTGCGACGAGCAGCTCGCGCGCGCCCAGGCCACCGCCACCGAGGCCGGGATGGCGCTCGGCGTCATGCACGACCTCGCCGTGGGCGTGCACCCCTCCGGTGCCGACGCGTGGGCGCTGCGCGACGTGCTCGCCACCGGCGTCTCCGTGGGCGCCCCGCCGGACGCGTTCAACCAGCAGGGCCAGGACTGGTCACAGCCCCCGTGGCAGCCGGTGGCCCTCGCGGAGGCCGGGTACGCGCCGTGGCGCGACATGGTCCGCACGATCCTGCGCCACGCCGGCGGCGTGCGCGTGGACCACGTGCTCGGGCTGTTCCGCCTGTGGTGGGTGCCGAACGGCTCCGGCCCCGGCATGGGCACCTACGTCCGCTACGACCACGACGCGCTCGTCGGCATCCTCTGCCTGGAGGCCGCACGCTCCGGCGCCGTCGTCGTCGGGGAGGACCTGGGCCTGGTGGAGCCGTGGGTGCGCGGCTACCTCACCGAGCGCGGCGTGCTCGGCACGTCCGTGCTGTGGTTCGAGAAGGACGGCGAGGGGCGGCCCCTGCCCCCGCAGTCCTGGCGGGAGCTGTGCCTGGCCACCGTCAACACGCACGACCTGCCGCCGACCGCCGGGTACCTGGCGGGCGAGCACATCGAGCTGCGCGACCGGCTCGGCCTGCTCACCCGGTCCATCGAGGAGGAGCGCGCCGCCGACGAGGCGGACCGCGCCGCGGTGCTCGCGCAGCTGCGCGACCTCGGCCTGCTGGGGGAGCGGCCCACCGAGCGCGAGGTGGTGGAGGCGCTGCACGCGTTCCTGCTGGCCACGCCGGCCAAGCTGGTCGGGGTGGCGCTGACGGACGCCGTCGGGGACCGCCGCACGCAGAACCAGCCCGGCACGTCCGACGAGTACCCCAACTGGCGGGTGCCGCTGACGGACGGTGCCGGTGAGGTGGTGCTCGTGGAGCAGCTGCGCGAGCGCCCGCGGGTGCTGTCCCTGGCCGAGCTGGTCAGCAGCCGCGGCGACGACGACTGA
- a CDS encoding prolyl oligopeptidase family serine peptidase, producing the protein MSSSSSSPAHPVAYPPAERLDLVEELPAGAPRYRIADPYRWLEDSGDERTRAWSAAQDALFAAQRQTWPGRDAVAARVAQLLSAGAVGPPVWRGDRCFRARRDPGRDHPQLLVTEGGAERVLIDPLVWDPTGRTTLDSWQPSREGHLLAFQLSEGGSEESVLRVLDVATGEVVDGPIDRVRYTPVSWLPASEDPDDGAARFFYVRRLPPEGLPAGEEKYHRRVWLHRVGSDPDADPGDGGDVEVFGAGQPVTTYYGVGTSLDGRWLTVTTSVGTSPRSDCYLADLAADGGLAAGVPQLREVAVGLDAHTSAGVGRDGRLYVGTDLGAPRGRLAVADPTGAASTGGLGPDHWRDLVGEREDAVLEDYAVLDGPELDQPLLLVAWTQHAVAQLTVHDLVSGEQLPGERGVVALPGAGSLGGLRGRPEGGHEAWFTWTSTVELPSVLRWDARTRELAVESTAPGLASMGELPAVVTRQLEVTSLDGTVVRALAVARADAFATPDASAPAAPAPTVLYGYGGFGHTMTPGYSATALAWVEAGGVWVVAGLRGGNEEGEAWHRAGMLAAKQNVFDDFLAVADALTERGWTTPAQLTISGGSNGGLLVGAALTQRPQAFAAVLCSAPLLDMVRYQLHGLGATWSPEYGDANDPDDLGWLLAYSPYHACSPDPASVEYPAVLFTVFDGDSRVDPLHARKLCAALQHATRSDPAVAPVLLRREAGVGHGARAVSRTVQLAADTLCFAAAHTGLRLGQDDDAGAPA; encoded by the coding sequence GTGTCGTCGTCGTCCTCCTCCCCCGCGCACCCCGTGGCGTACCCGCCCGCCGAGCGGCTCGACCTGGTCGAGGAGCTGCCGGCCGGTGCTCCCCGCTACCGAATCGCCGACCCCTACCGCTGGCTGGAGGACTCGGGCGACGAGCGCACCCGCGCCTGGTCCGCCGCGCAGGACGCGCTCTTCGCCGCGCAGCGGCAGACCTGGCCGGGCCGCGACGCCGTCGCTGCGCGCGTCGCGCAGCTGCTCAGCGCCGGGGCGGTGGGCCCGCCGGTGTGGCGCGGCGACCGGTGCTTCCGCGCCCGCCGCGACCCGGGCCGCGACCACCCCCAGCTGCTGGTCACCGAGGGGGGCGCGGAGCGGGTCCTCATCGACCCGCTGGTCTGGGACCCCACCGGCCGCACCACGCTCGACTCCTGGCAGCCCTCGCGGGAGGGCCACCTGCTCGCCTTCCAGCTGTCCGAGGGCGGCAGCGAGGAGAGCGTGCTGCGCGTCCTCGACGTCGCCACCGGCGAGGTGGTGGACGGTCCGATCGACAGGGTCCGCTACACCCCCGTCTCCTGGCTGCCGGCGTCCGAGGACCCCGACGACGGCGCAGCGCGGTTCTTCTACGTCCGCCGGCTGCCGCCCGAGGGCCTGCCGGCCGGTGAGGAGAAGTACCACCGCCGGGTGTGGCTGCACCGCGTCGGCTCCGACCCCGACGCCGACCCCGGAGACGGCGGCGACGTCGAGGTCTTCGGCGCCGGCCAGCCCGTCACCACCTACTACGGCGTGGGCACGTCGCTGGACGGCCGGTGGCTGACGGTGACGACGTCGGTGGGCACCTCCCCGCGCTCGGACTGCTACCTCGCCGACCTGGCCGCCGACGGCGGTCTGGCAGCGGGTGTGCCGCAGCTGCGCGAGGTGGCCGTCGGCCTGGACGCGCACACCAGCGCGGGCGTCGGCCGCGACGGCCGCCTCTACGTGGGCACGGACCTCGGCGCGCCCCGCGGGCGCCTCGCCGTCGCCGACCCCACCGGCGCCGCGTCGACCGGCGGCCTGGGCCCGGACCACTGGCGCGACCTCGTCGGCGAGCGCGAGGACGCCGTGCTGGAGGACTACGCCGTCCTCGACGGTCCCGAGCTGGACCAGCCGCTGCTGCTCGTCGCGTGGACCCAGCACGCCGTCGCCCAGCTCACCGTGCACGACCTCGTCAGCGGCGAGCAGCTGCCCGGCGAGCGCGGCGTGGTGGCGCTGCCCGGCGCCGGCAGCCTCGGTGGGCTGCGCGGCCGGCCCGAGGGCGGGCACGAGGCGTGGTTCACCTGGACCTCCACGGTCGAGCTGCCCAGCGTGCTGCGCTGGGACGCCCGGACGCGCGAGCTGGCGGTGGAGTCGACGGCTCCCGGGCTCGCGTCGATGGGTGAGCTGCCCGCCGTCGTCACCCGCCAGCTGGAGGTGACGAGCCTGGACGGCACCGTGGTGCGCGCCCTGGCCGTCGCCCGCGCCGACGCCTTCGCCACCCCCGACGCCTCCGCCCCCGCGGCCCCAGCGCCGACGGTGCTGTACGGCTACGGCGGCTTCGGCCACACCATGACGCCCGGCTACTCCGCCACCGCGCTGGCGTGGGTGGAGGCCGGCGGGGTGTGGGTGGTCGCCGGGCTGCGCGGCGGCAACGAGGAGGGCGAGGCCTGGCACCGCGCCGGCATGCTCGCCGCCAAGCAGAACGTCTTCGACGACTTCCTCGCCGTCGCCGACGCCCTCACCGAGCGCGGCTGGACCACCCCCGCCCAGCTGACCATCAGCGGCGGCTCCAACGGCGGCCTGCTCGTCGGGGCGGCCCTCACGCAGAGGCCGCAGGCGTTCGCCGCGGTGCTGTGCTCGGCGCCGCTGCTCGACATGGTGAGGTACCAGCTGCACGGGCTGGGAGCCACGTGGTCACCGGAGTACGGCGACGCGAACGACCCCGACGACCTCGGCTGGCTCCTCGCCTACTCCCCCTACCACGCGTGCTCGCCCGACCCGGCATCCGTGGAGTACCCCGCGGTGCTCTTCACCGTCTTCGACGGCGACTCCCGCGTCGACCCCCTCCACGCCCGCAAGCTCTGCGCGGCGCTGCAGCACGCCACCCGCTCCGACCCCGCGGTCGCGCCGGTGCTGCTGCGGCGCGAGGCCGGCGTCGGCCACGGCGCCCGCGCGGTGTCGCGGACGGTGCAGCTGGCCGCTGACACGCTCTGCTTCGCCGCCGCGCACACCGGCCTGCGCCTGGGCCAGGACGACGACGCCGGAGCGCCCGCGTGA
- a CDS encoding mechanosensitive ion channel family protein — translation MIAAALTHVLVASASATATPSTSASTTTSAIASDVRDSTQAASNLACSPGDGTWCGLMVNAGVNETFAKFLMYYGSPLLKIAVILVAGLVIRNIAHKAIGALAEQIANGEAQPGQSRWWRAGRGRETRASESSTAASGGTLAFERRSQRARTLGSVLRSLTTAVLMTVVALLVIGQLGIPLAPLLAGVSVVGVAVGFGAQTLVKDFLAGIFIIAEDQFGVGDSVNLSADAQGTVEAVSLRVTRLRGVDGTVWYVRNGDVLRVGNRSQGWSRAVLDIDVPYSADAARVAEVLDEVGEQLHADEEWRRHLLEEPQVWGIEALSLDKVVVRIAVRTAPLQQWSVSRELRARIKARFDAEGIGHPVDDADEPADAPATAPAAAAPAGPSLPPGNQGPPTGPSSHR, via the coding sequence GTGATCGCCGCTGCGCTGACGCACGTCCTGGTCGCCTCGGCGTCCGCCACGGCGACGCCGAGCACGTCGGCGAGCACCACGACCAGCGCGATCGCGAGCGACGTCAGAGACTCCACCCAGGCCGCCTCGAACCTGGCGTGCTCTCCCGGGGACGGCACCTGGTGCGGCCTCATGGTCAACGCCGGCGTGAACGAGACGTTCGCCAAGTTCCTCATGTACTACGGCTCACCGCTGCTGAAGATCGCCGTGATCCTCGTCGCCGGCCTGGTGATCCGGAACATCGCCCACAAGGCCATCGGGGCCCTGGCGGAGCAGATCGCCAACGGCGAGGCCCAGCCGGGGCAGTCGCGGTGGTGGCGCGCCGGGCGGGGCCGCGAGACCCGCGCCTCGGAGTCCAGCACCGCCGCTTCCGGCGGCACGCTGGCGTTCGAGCGGCGCTCGCAGCGCGCGCGGACGCTCGGGTCGGTGCTGCGCAGCCTCACCACCGCGGTGCTCATGACCGTGGTGGCGCTGCTCGTCATCGGGCAGCTGGGGATCCCGCTCGCCCCGCTGCTGGCCGGTGTCAGCGTGGTCGGCGTCGCGGTCGGCTTCGGCGCGCAGACGCTGGTCAAGGACTTCCTCGCCGGGATCTTCATCATCGCCGAGGACCAGTTCGGCGTCGGTGACTCGGTGAACCTCTCCGCGGACGCGCAGGGGACCGTCGAGGCCGTGAGCCTGCGCGTGACCCGGCTGCGCGGCGTGGACGGCACCGTCTGGTACGTCCGCAACGGCGACGTGCTGCGGGTCGGCAACCGCTCGCAGGGCTGGTCGCGGGCGGTGCTCGACATCGACGTGCCGTACTCGGCTGACGCCGCGCGGGTGGCGGAGGTCCTCGACGAGGTCGGCGAGCAGCTCCACGCCGACGAGGAGTGGCGCCGCCACCTGCTCGAGGAGCCCCAGGTGTGGGGCATCGAGGCGCTCAGCCTCGACAAGGTGGTGGTGCGCATCGCGGTGCGCACGGCGCCGCTGCAGCAGTGGTCGGTCTCGCGGGAGCTGCGGGCGCGGATCAAGGCGCGCTTCGACGCGGAGGGCATCGGCCACCCCGTCGACGACGCCGACGAGCCCGCCGACGCCCCCGCCACCGCACCTGCCGCTGCTGCACCGGCCGGCCCGTCGCTGCCGCCCGGCAACCAGGGCCCGCCCACCGGCCCCTCCTCCCACCGCTGA
- a CDS encoding SDR family oxidoreductase, with product MADSPGTTPAAPAASEDCDGSPDAPDWAGDSPVPARIDLAGLPRGEGRLALVTGVTGYIGGRLVPELLAAGYRVRAFARNPQRLRDRPWADRVEMVEGDASDAESVTKALDGVDVAYYLLHSLGTGRSFESRDRHLALCFGKAAREAHVGRIVYLGGLYPSGEELSPHLLGRKEVEDILLASGVPVTVLRAAVILGSGSASFEMLRYLTERLPIMIRPKWLANRIQPIAVRDVLRYLVGAAAIPGDVSRGFDIGGPDVVTYLQLMQRYAKVAGLPKRYAIPVPVLTPHLSSHWVNLVTPVPHTIAGALIGSIVHEVVVKERDITEFVPDPPGGLLGVDDAITLALARVQEFDVQTSWRSASTPGAPSDPLPSDPDWSGGALYVDDRSGPVDATPRQLWTVIEGIGGVNGWYSWSLGWRVRGLMDIGVGGPGLRRGRANPYDLTVGDALDWWRVEEIRDLELLRLRAEMRLPGEAWLDLCVETDDFGRTVFRQRAIFHPKGLSGFLYWQAIKPFHGVVFGGMQRNIASAAAAVKESDERWKPSRAS from the coding sequence ATGGCCGACTCGCCCGGCACCACGCCTGCTGCGCCCGCTGCCTCTGAGGACTGCGACGGCTCGCCCGACGCTCCCGACTGGGCGGGTGACTCCCCCGTCCCCGCCCGCATCGACCTCGCCGGGCTCCCCCGCGGCGAAGGTCGCCTCGCCCTCGTCACGGGCGTCACCGGCTACATCGGCGGGCGCCTCGTACCAGAGCTGCTCGCCGCCGGCTACCGGGTGCGGGCCTTCGCCCGCAACCCCCAGCGCCTGCGCGACAGGCCGTGGGCCGACCGCGTGGAGATGGTCGAGGGCGACGCCTCCGACGCGGAGTCGGTGACGAAGGCCCTCGACGGCGTCGACGTCGCCTACTACCTGCTGCACTCCCTCGGCACCGGGCGCAGCTTCGAGTCGCGCGACCGCCACCTCGCGCTGTGCTTCGGCAAGGCCGCCCGCGAGGCCCACGTCGGTCGCATCGTCTACCTCGGCGGCCTGTACCCCTCCGGCGAGGAGCTCTCGCCGCACCTGCTGGGGCGCAAGGAGGTGGAGGACATCCTCCTGGCCTCCGGCGTGCCGGTGACGGTGCTGCGCGCCGCCGTCATCCTCGGGTCCGGCTCGGCGAGCTTCGAGATGCTGCGCTACCTCACCGAGCGCCTCCCGATCATGATCCGTCCCAAGTGGCTGGCCAACCGGATCCAGCCGATCGCCGTCCGCGACGTCCTGCGCTACCTCGTGGGCGCGGCGGCCATCCCGGGCGACGTCAGCCGCGGCTTCGACATCGGCGGCCCGGACGTGGTCACGTACCTGCAGCTCATGCAGCGGTACGCCAAGGTGGCCGGGCTGCCCAAGCGGTACGCGATCCCGGTGCCGGTGCTCACGCCGCACCTGTCCAGCCACTGGGTCAACCTCGTGACGCCCGTGCCGCACACCATCGCGGGCGCCCTCATCGGCTCGATCGTCCACGAGGTGGTGGTCAAGGAGCGCGACATCACCGAGTTCGTGCCGGACCCGCCCGGTGGCCTGCTCGGCGTGGACGACGCGATCACGCTGGCCCTGGCGCGGGTGCAGGAGTTCGACGTGCAGACGTCGTGGCGCTCGGCGTCCACGCCGGGGGCACCGTCCGACCCGCTCCCGAGCGACCCCGACTGGTCCGGCGGCGCCCTCTACGTAGACGACAGGTCCGGTCCGGTGGACGCGACCCCGCGCCAGCTGTGGACCGTCATCGAGGGCATCGGCGGCGTCAACGGCTGGTACTCGTGGTCCCTGGGCTGGCGCGTGCGCGGCCTCATGGACATCGGTGTCGGCGGTCCCGGGCTGCGGCGCGGTCGCGCCAACCCCTACGACCTCACGGTCGGCGACGCCCTCGACTGGTGGCGCGTGGAGGAGATCCGCGACCTCGAGCTGCTGCGGCTGCGCGCCGAGATGCGCCTGCCCGGCGAGGCGTGGCTCGACCTGTGCGTGGAGACCGACGACTTCGGGCGCACGGTCTTCCGCCAGCGCGCGATCTTCCACCCCAAGGGCCTGAGCGGCTTCCTCTACTGGCAGGCGATCAAGCCCTTCCACGGGGTGGTCTTCGGCGGCATGCAGCGCAACATCGCTTCGGCCGCCGCGGCGGTCAAGGAGAGCGACGAGCGCTGGAAGCCGTCGCGTGCCTCCTGA
- a CDS encoding SDR family NAD(P)-dependent oxidoreductase — MPPEAGAPAAPGAPGAPSPRVVWITGASSGIGLATALACARRGDRLLLSSRAPGPLEEAARQCRALGAADVQVAPLDTADDDAVRRASADAVRRWGRLDVVVQNAGVAAYGRVDEVPADVLAGVLRTNVLGAALVAAEAVRTFRHQGEGTLVVVGSVLGRITVPWMGAYNASKFALRGLVRTMQQENRDVPGIRISLVAPGGVDTPIYDQSATVLGRRNRPPYPVSSPGHVAEKVLRAADRSAAWHRELDAGWANPAMKAAYGLAPGLFDLLSRPAMRALGFTRAERPDGPGNVLAPRPHEEGLRQRR; from the coding sequence GTGCCTCCTGAGGCCGGCGCGCCGGCCGCGCCAGGTGCGCCGGGGGCGCCGTCCCCGCGGGTCGTCTGGATCACCGGCGCCAGCAGCGGCATCGGGTTGGCGACAGCACTCGCGTGCGCCCGGCGCGGCGACCGGCTGCTGCTCTCGAGCCGTGCTCCCGGCCCCCTGGAGGAGGCCGCCCGGCAGTGCCGCGCCCTCGGCGCCGCCGACGTGCAGGTCGCTCCCCTGGACACCGCCGACGACGACGCCGTCCGCCGCGCCTCCGCGGACGCCGTGCGGCGCTGGGGACGCCTCGACGTGGTCGTCCAGAACGCCGGGGTGGCGGCCTACGGCCGCGTCGACGAGGTGCCCGCGGACGTGCTCGCGGGGGTGTTGCGCACCAACGTGCTCGGTGCGGCGCTCGTGGCCGCCGAGGCGGTGCGGACCTTCAGGCACCAGGGCGAGGGCACCCTCGTGGTGGTCGGGTCGGTGCTCGGGCGGATCACCGTGCCGTGGATGGGCGCGTACAACGCGTCCAAGTTCGCGCTGCGCGGGCTGGTCCGCACCATGCAGCAGGAGAACCGGGACGTCCCCGGCATCCGGATCTCGCTGGTGGCCCCGGGCGGGGTGGACACGCCCATCTACGACCAGTCGGCCACGGTGCTGGGGCGGCGCAACCGGCCGCCGTACCCCGTCTCCTCCCCGGGGCACGTCGCGGAGAAGGTGCTGCGCGCGGCCGACAGGTCCGCGGCGTGGCACCGCGAGCTGGACGCCGGGTGGGCCAACCCCGCCATGAAGGCCGCGTACGGGCTGGCGCCGGGCCTGTTCGACCTGCTCTCGCGCCCGGCGATGCGGGCGCTGGGGTTCACGCGGGCCGAGAGGCCGGACGGGCCGGGCAACGTGCTGGCCCCGCGGCCGCACGAGGAGGGCCTGCGCCAGCGGCGATGA
- a CDS encoding globin produces the protein MPSSSSSPQQGPAQGVRPGLRVGRSVPAEQQSFYEAVGGHVTFVRLVDAFYEGVAQDPLLRPMYPEEQLDGARERLTLFLEQYWGGPTTYSETRGHPRLRMRHAGFHIGPAARDAWLAHMRAAVDSLGLPPLQHEVLWDYLERAAHSLLNTFED, from the coding sequence ATGCCGTCGTCGTCCTCCTCCCCCCAGCAGGGTCCCGCGCAGGGCGTCCGCCCCGGGCTGCGCGTGGGCCGGTCCGTGCCCGCCGAGCAGCAGAGCTTCTACGAGGCGGTGGGCGGGCACGTGACGTTCGTGCGGCTGGTCGACGCGTTCTACGAGGGCGTCGCGCAGGACCCGCTGCTGCGCCCCATGTACCCCGAGGAGCAGCTGGACGGCGCCCGCGAGCGCCTGACGCTCTTCCTCGAGCAGTACTGGGGCGGTCCGACCACGTACTCCGAGACCCGGGGGCACCCGCGGCTGCGGATGCGGCACGCGGGGTTCCACATCGGTCCGGCGGCGCGGGACGCGTGGCTGGCGCACATGCGCGCCGCGGTCGACTCCCTCGGGCTGCCGCCGCTGCAGCACGAGGTGCTGTGGGACTACCTGGAGCGGGCGGCGCACAGCCTGCTCAACACCTTCGAGGACTGA